One part of the Maribacter aquivivus genome encodes these proteins:
- a CDS encoding alkaline phosphatase D family protein — MKITYFFISLLLLASCSSNKKQVDNKATKSDFVLAFGSCNRIDLPNLLWDDILNTKPDVWVWGGDNIYADTDDMVALRAMYSKQKEQTEYKKLVETTDILGTWDDHDYGLNDGGVEFVAKDASQQEFLNFMNVPEDSPLRKRQGVYNSKKYDVDGHSINIIILDTRYFRTQLTPDTETSKRIKPNDYGDGTVLGDVQWAWLENELNTSKADFNIIVSSVQYLSNEHGFEAWGNFPHEVDRLAKVIADSKAAGVIVLSGDRHISEFSKREINGMNYPLIDFTSSGLTHAYRGFTGEPNKYRVGEVVFTESFGLLEFDFNAKKVDFKIVGDNGIVLEKLEQVYE; from the coding sequence ATGAAAATTACATACTTTTTTATTTCCTTACTTCTTTTAGCGTCATGTTCATCGAACAAAAAACAAGTTGATAATAAAGCTACAAAAAGCGATTTCGTTTTAGCTTTTGGTTCTTGTAACAGAATTGATTTACCAAATCTTTTATGGGATGATATTTTAAATACCAAGCCAGATGTATGGGTGTGGGGCGGTGATAATATTTATGCAGATACTGATGATATGGTTGCTTTACGGGCTATGTATTCTAAGCAGAAGGAGCAAACGGAATATAAAAAACTAGTAGAAACCACAGATATATTGGGTACTTGGGATGATCATGATTATGGTCTTAATGATGGCGGAGTAGAATTTGTGGCAAAAGATGCTAGCCAGCAAGAGTTTTTGAATTTTATGAATGTGCCAGAAGATAGTCCGCTAAGAAAGCGCCAAGGGGTTTATAATTCTAAGAAATATGATGTAGATGGTCATTCTATTAATATTATCATACTTGACACCCGATACTTTAGAACACAATTAACACCTGATACTGAAACTTCTAAAAGAATTAAGCCAAATGACTATGGTGATGGTACCGTGTTGGGTGATGTGCAGTGGGCGTGGTTAGAAAATGAATTGAATACATCAAAAGCTGATTTTAATATTATTGTGAGTAGTGTTCAATACTTGTCTAATGAACACGGATTTGAAGCTTGGGGTAATTTTCCGCATGAGGTTGATAGGTTAGCAAAGGTAATAGCCGATTCTAAAGCTGCGGGAGTTATTGTATTATCTGGTGATCGACATATTTCTGAATTTTCAAAGAGAGAAATTAATGGTATGAACTATCCGTTAATAGATTTTACAAGCAGCGGACTTACACATGCTTATAGAGGTTTTACCGGTGAGCCTAATAAATATAGAGTAGGGGAGGTTGTTTTTACAGAAAGTTTCGGACTTTTAGAGTTTGATTTTAACGCCAAAAAGGTTGATTTTAAAATAGTTGGAGATAACGGAATAGTGTTAGAGAAATTAGAACAAGTCTACGAATAG
- a CDS encoding aminoacyl-histidine dipeptidase, giving the protein MDINKLEPTAVWKNFSKLNAVPRPSKKEERVISFMLEFGNALGLETFSDAIGNVIIRKPATKGMEDKKMITLQSHLDMVHQKNADTVFDFDTQGIEMYVDEDWVKANGTTLGADNGMGVAAIMALLESVNIPHPALEALFTIDEETGMTGAFELKAGVLQGQILLNLDTEEDDEIDIGCAGGIDVTATRTYNEKDGTHGDAGLEITVKGLKGGHSGMDIHKGLGNANKIMNRLLYLGLDYNVRISSLNGGSLRNAIPRESVCKLNVGRKQADKFLKKVNKLSEAIKAELSVQEPNLQIELIDIKPAKKVMGLGAQEKLVKAVYAAHNGVYAMSGAIDDLVETSNNIAIVKVKKGEIKIGCLTRSSVDTAKLDLANSLRSAFEISGFDVELSGSYPGWNPNPNSEILTVAKSTYIDLFKEQPRVVACHAGLECGILGQNYPDVDMVSFGPTILGAHSPDERVSISSVQKFWKLLLEILKNTN; this is encoded by the coding sequence ATGGATATTAATAAATTGGAGCCAACGGCTGTTTGGAAGAATTTTTCAAAATTGAACGCGGTGCCTAGACCATCTAAAAAAGAGGAAAGGGTAATTAGCTTTATGTTAGAATTTGGTAATGCCCTTGGCTTGGAAACTTTTTCTGATGCTATTGGTAATGTTATCATAAGAAAACCTGCTACCAAAGGCATGGAAGATAAGAAAATGATAACGCTGCAGAGTCATTTAGATATGGTTCACCAAAAAAATGCAGATACCGTATTTGATTTTGATACTCAAGGTATAGAAATGTATGTTGATGAAGATTGGGTGAAAGCAAACGGTACTACATTAGGTGCCGATAATGGTATGGGTGTAGCTGCAATTATGGCTCTTTTAGAGAGTGTAAATATTCCTCATCCTGCTCTTGAAGCCTTATTTACTATTGATGAAGAAACAGGTATGACCGGTGCTTTTGAATTAAAGGCAGGAGTTTTACAGGGTCAAATTCTATTAAACTTAGATACTGAAGAAGATGACGAAATTGATATAGGTTGTGCTGGTGGTATTGATGTTACGGCAACAAGAACCTATAATGAAAAAGATGGTACCCATGGTGATGCCGGTTTAGAGATTACCGTAAAAGGTTTAAAAGGCGGACATAGTGGTATGGATATTCATAAAGGGTTGGGTAATGCCAATAAAATTATGAATCGATTACTTTATTTAGGACTTGATTATAATGTTCGTATTAGTTCTTTAAATGGTGGTAGTCTGAGAAATGCGATACCAAGAGAGAGTGTTTGTAAATTAAATGTTGGTAGAAAGCAGGCCGATAAATTTTTGAAGAAAGTTAATAAGCTTTCTGAAGCTATTAAAGCAGAGTTGAGTGTTCAAGAGCCTAATTTACAAATAGAATTAATTGATATTAAGCCTGCTAAAAAAGTAATGGGTCTAGGTGCTCAAGAAAAATTGGTTAAGGCTGTTTATGCAGCACATAACGGAGTCTATGCCATGAGTGGTGCTATTGATGATTTAGTAGAAACTTCGAATAATATAGCTATTGTTAAGGTTAAAAAAGGGGAAATAAAGATTGGTTGTTTAACGCGTTCATCTGTTGATACTGCGAAGTTAGATTTAGCGAATTCTTTACGTTCTGCTTTTGAAATCAGTGGTTTTGATGTAGAACTTAGTGGTTCATACCCTGGATGGAATCCGAATCCGAATTCTGAAATATTAACTGTGGCTAAATCTACGTATATAGATTTGTTTAAAGAGCAACCAAGGGTTGTTGCTTGTCATGCAGGTTTGGAATGTGGTATTTTAGGTCAAAATTATCCTGATGTAGATATGGTAAGTTTTGGACCTACTATTCTTGGAGCTCATTCACCAGATGAAAGAGTGAGTATTTCATCTGTTCAGAAGTTTTGGAAACTACTTTTAGAAATATTAAAGAATACAAATTAG
- a CDS encoding peptidylprolyl isomerase, which yields MKKMYLLAVIALVLASCKTGKRADLGDGLFADIKTSKGDIIVRLEQDKTPVTVANFISLAEGTNTFVSEEYKGKKYYDGLTFHRIMKDFMIQGGDPLGQGTGNPGYKFMDEFNDSLVHDKKGILSMANSGPTTNGSQFFITHKETPWLNNKHTVFGEVVEGMDVVDSIANVAVGAGNKPVEPVLMNTVEIIRNGKEARKFDAVKIMTDYFDGEEDRLAAIEKEKAEKLAEVQKIKAEFASSTEAQKAKAQTLPSGLKVLTLETGSGEKPKVGQKVNVMYAGYLMDGTLFDSNYEEVAQKYGMFDIKRQQGGGYMPVPMDYSPESRLIAGFREGLLTMKVGDKVRLFIPSHLGYGPQGGGPIPPDADLIFDLEITGITE from the coding sequence ATTAAAAAAATGTACTTGCTTGCAGTTATAGCCTTAGTTTTAGCCAGCTGCAAAACCGGAAAAAGAGCCGACTTAGGAGACGGTTTGTTTGCCGATATCAAAACATCTAAAGGCGATATTATTGTTCGTTTAGAGCAAGATAAAACTCCTGTTACAGTTGCTAACTTTATCTCTTTAGCAGAGGGAACAAATACCTTTGTTAGCGAAGAATACAAAGGAAAAAAATATTATGACGGACTAACATTTCACAGAATTATGAAAGATTTCATGATTCAAGGTGGAGACCCATTAGGTCAAGGAACTGGAAACCCAGGTTATAAGTTCATGGATGAATTCAATGATTCATTAGTACATGATAAAAAAGGTATTCTTTCAATGGCAAACTCTGGTCCAACAACTAACGGTAGTCAGTTCTTCATCACGCATAAAGAGACACCTTGGTTAAATAACAAGCACACCGTTTTTGGTGAGGTTGTAGAAGGTATGGATGTTGTTGATTCTATAGCAAATGTTGCAGTAGGTGCTGGCAATAAGCCGGTAGAACCAGTTTTAATGAATACCGTAGAAATCATTAGAAACGGTAAAGAAGCACGTAAGTTCGATGCTGTTAAAATAATGACCGATTATTTTGATGGTGAAGAAGATAGACTTGCTGCTATTGAAAAAGAGAAAGCTGAAAAATTAGCTGAAGTTCAAAAAATAAAAGCTGAATTTGCTTCTTCTACAGAAGCTCAAAAAGCAAAAGCTCAGACTTTACCTTCTGGTCTTAAAGTATTAACCTTAGAAACCGGTTCTGGTGAAAAACCAAAGGTTGGTCAGAAAGTAAACGTAATGTATGCTGGTTATTTAATGGATGGCACTTTGTTCGATAGTAACTACGAAGAAGTTGCTCAGAAATATGGTATGTTTGACATCAAGAGACAACAAGGTGGTGGTTATATGCCAGTACCAATGGATTACTCTCCTGAATCTCGTTTAATTGCAGGATTTAGAGAAGGACTTTTAACGATGAAAGTTGGCGATAAAGTTCGTTTATTCATTCCGTCTCATTTAGGATATGGACCACAAGGTGGCGGTCCAATTCCACCAGATGCAGATTTAATTTTCGATTTAGAAATTACCGGAATAACAGAATAA
- a CDS encoding DUF721 domain-containing protein translates to MASRGNDNTSMKDALSAFIQKNKLEKGIDKVDARTAWAKLMGNGVNNYTTEIELKFGTLYVALSSSVLREELSLGKTKIIRMLNEEIGKEVVKKLVLR, encoded by the coding sequence ATGGCAAGCAGAGGCAACGATAATACTTCAATGAAAGATGCACTTTCTGCATTTATTCAAAAGAATAAATTGGAAAAAGGAATAGATAAAGTAGATGCAAGAACTGCATGGGCTAAACTTATGGGTAATGGTGTAAATAATTACACTACTGAAATTGAATTAAAATTCGGCACACTTTACGTGGCTTTAAGCTCTTCTGTATTACGAGAAGAGTTAAGCTTGGGCAAAACCAAAATAATTCGCATGCTCAATGAAGAAATTGGAAAAGAAGTCGTAAAAAAATTAGTTCTTAGATAG
- a CDS encoding amidohydrolase family protein, whose product MKKLFFALCLLGYGSFLTAQDYFPENAGVKVNNNNYTAFTNAKIFVTPTQVIEKGTLLIQHGKVVSASSSVSIPKNAVVIDLDGKSIYPSFIDVYSKFGVEQAKKKPGRGRSAQYEPSREGYYWNDHIMPENKAIEKFTYDDKEAKVLREAGFGVVNSHIQDGIARGTGVLIALNGNGTNANRILDDRSAQYFSLTRSIAKGQSYPGSLMGTLALLRQMYSDADWYAKGNASTTDLSLEALNENKSLVQIFEAEDKSHDLRADKIGDANGIQYTILGGGNEFERIEEIKATNAKYILPLNFPDAYDVSNPYAVGYVSLQDMRYWNQAPSNPKVLAENGIQFSLTTHDLKSAANFKEKLMKAIEYGLSSTKALEALTTVPAQILGKSNEIGSLKTGAIANFLITSGDVFDKSTTLYENWVQGTKSVVNAMDSKDIRGDYNLTVQGKSYDVSITGEISKPKIEVKQDTTKLTSKITYDDNWVTMSFATDKGEKTFRMIGAVTKTSDNLTGRLVLPDGTESQFTATKSKSFTEKEAEKGKTAEAIKVMPVTFPNVGYGFASKPKAQNTLFKNATVWTSEDAGVLENTDVLVKNGKIVKIGKDLSAGGATVIDATGKHLTAGIIDEHSHIAALAVNEAGQNSSAEVKMEDVVDPEHMGIYRSLAGGVTSLQLLHGSANPIGGRSAILKLKWGEEADGLIYENSPKFIKFALGENVKQSNWGSFSRFPQTRMGVEQMYMNYFQRAKEYDTKKKNGEPYRYDEEMEVLAEIINGERFISCHSYVQSEINMMMKVAEHFGFRINTFTHILEGYKVADKMVEHGAGAGTFSDWWAYKFEVNDAIPYNAAIMQKQGVVTAINSDDREMIRRLNQEAAKTIKYGGMTELEAWKMVTINPAKLLHLDNRVGSIKEGKDADLVLWSGNPLSIYSKAEKTMIEGVTYFDLETDKKNRETIKKERNELVTMMLKEKSGGKKTQGPKQSIKRDFTCESL is encoded by the coding sequence ATGAAAAAACTATTCTTTGCGCTATGCCTACTCGGGTATGGCTCATTTTTAACTGCACAAGATTATTTCCCAGAAAATGCTGGGGTAAAAGTCAACAATAACAACTACACGGCTTTTACAAATGCAAAAATCTTCGTAACCCCTACACAAGTCATTGAAAAGGGAACACTATTAATACAGCACGGTAAGGTTGTCAGTGCTTCAAGCTCAGTTAGCATTCCTAAAAATGCTGTTGTAATAGATTTAGACGGTAAATCTATTTATCCTTCTTTTATAGATGTGTACTCTAAATTTGGTGTAGAACAAGCTAAGAAAAAGCCGGGTAGAGGCAGATCTGCCCAATATGAACCTTCTAGAGAAGGGTATTATTGGAACGATCATATAATGCCAGAAAACAAAGCAATTGAAAAATTCACTTATGATGACAAGGAAGCCAAAGTGCTGCGTGAAGCTGGTTTCGGTGTCGTTAACTCTCACATTCAAGATGGTATTGCCAGAGGTACTGGTGTTCTTATAGCTTTAAACGGAAACGGAACTAATGCGAATAGAATCTTAGATGACCGTTCTGCGCAATATTTTTCTTTAACCAGAAGTATTGCCAAAGGGCAATCTTACCCAGGTTCTTTAATGGGAACATTGGCTCTGTTAAGACAAATGTATAGTGATGCCGACTGGTACGCTAAAGGCAATGCCTCCACAACAGACCTTTCTTTAGAGGCACTTAATGAAAACAAAAGCTTAGTGCAGATTTTTGAAGCTGAAGATAAATCTCATGATTTACGTGCCGATAAAATTGGAGATGCAAATGGTATTCAATACACCATACTAGGTGGTGGTAATGAGTTTGAACGTATTGAAGAAATAAAAGCTACCAATGCCAAATACATTCTACCGCTAAATTTTCCAGATGCATATGATGTTTCTAATCCGTATGCTGTTGGTTATGTTTCTTTACAAGATATGCGTTATTGGAATCAGGCTCCTTCTAATCCAAAGGTATTAGCAGAGAACGGAATTCAGTTTTCACTAACTACACATGATTTAAAATCTGCTGCCAATTTCAAAGAGAAACTAATGAAAGCCATTGAATACGGACTTTCATCAACTAAAGCATTAGAAGCACTTACTACTGTACCTGCTCAAATTTTAGGGAAATCAAATGAAATTGGTTCTTTAAAAACAGGAGCAATAGCCAACTTTTTAATTACATCAGGTGATGTTTTTGATAAATCTACCACACTTTACGAAAACTGGGTTCAGGGTACAAAAAGTGTTGTAAATGCAATGGATTCAAAAGACATTCGAGGAGATTACAATTTAACCGTGCAAGGAAAATCATATGATGTTTCCATAACAGGTGAAATTTCTAAACCTAAAATCGAAGTAAAACAAGACACTACAAAATTAACTTCTAAAATTACTTATGATGACAATTGGGTAACAATGTCATTTGCTACAGATAAAGGTGAAAAAACCTTTAGAATGATAGGTGCTGTAACCAAAACATCAGACAACTTAACTGGTCGTTTGGTATTGCCAGATGGTACTGAATCTCAATTCACGGCAACCAAATCCAAATCGTTCACAGAAAAAGAAGCAGAAAAAGGCAAAACTGCCGAGGCGATTAAAGTGATGCCAGTGACCTTCCCTAATGTAGGATACGGATTTGCATCTAAGCCAAAAGCACAAAATACATTGTTCAAAAATGCTACGGTATGGACAAGTGAAGATGCAGGTGTTTTAGAAAATACCGATGTTCTTGTTAAAAACGGAAAGATTGTTAAAATAGGAAAAGACTTAAGTGCTGGTGGTGCAACAGTAATTGATGCTACAGGCAAACACTTAACAGCGGGTATTATTGACGAACATAGTCACATTGCAGCTTTAGCCGTAAACGAAGCTGGTCAAAATAGCTCTGCAGAAGTAAAAATGGAAGATGTTGTTGACCCAGAACACATGGGTATTTACAGGTCTCTTGCAGGTGGTGTTACATCGTTACAATTATTACATGGTTCTGCAAACCCAATAGGTGGTAGATCTGCCATATTAAAATTAAAATGGGGTGAGGAAGCAGACGGATTAATTTATGAAAACTCTCCAAAGTTTATAAAATTCGCCCTTGGCGAAAATGTAAAACAAAGTAACTGGGGCAGCTTCTCACGTTTTCCGCAAACACGTATGGGTGTTGAACAGATGTACATGAACTATTTCCAAAGAGCTAAGGAATATGACACTAAAAAGAAAAACGGTGAGCCTTACCGTTATGATGAAGAAATGGAAGTTTTGGCAGAAATCATAAATGGAGAGCGCTTTATTTCTTGTCACTCTTATGTACAGAGCGAAATCAATATGATGATGAAAGTTGCAGAACATTTCGGGTTCAGAATTAATACGTTCACTCACATCTTAGAAGGTTATAAAGTAGCCGATAAGATGGTAGAGCATGGTGCTGGTGCTGGTACCTTCAGTGACTGGTGGGCATATAAATTTGAAGTAAACGATGCCATACCATACAATGCAGCAATAATGCAAAAGCAAGGTGTTGTTACGGCAATTAATAGTGATGATCGTGAAATGATCAGAAGATTAAACCAAGAAGCTGCAAAAACTATCAAGTATGGTGGAATGACAGAATTGGAAGCTTGGAAGATGGTAACTATTAACCCTGCAAAACTTTTACACTTAGATAATCGTGTGGGTAGTATTAAAGAAGGTAAAGATGCCGATTTAGTTTTATGGTCTGGCAATCCTCTTTCTATATACTCCAAAGCTGAAAAGACCATGATTGAAGGTGTTACTTATTTCGATTTAGAAACAGATAAGAAGAACCGCGAAACTATTAAGAAGGAAAGAAACGAATTGGTTACGATGATGCTTAAAGAAAAAAGTGGCGGTAAGAAGACACAAGGTCCAAAACAAAGTATAAAACGAGATTTCACTTGTGAAAGCCTTTAA
- a CDS encoding DUF3810 domain-containing protein: MKISLKNAIAISLIPQIIIVKWLGTRTDIVEEYYSNGLYPVISKFFRLLFGWVPFSVGDIFYFILILLALVYIIKNRKYIWRHKLQFLQNVAMVLSVAYFTFHVMWGMNYYREPLSKKLALVPNKDYQDLLEFTERLILKTNVSQFTITKDSTLAVKIPYSQKEIFDKTIQGYDHLETIHPFLAYDRPSIKKSLFSTGLTYMGYAGYLNPFTNEAQVNDLLPNFRFPFVAGHEVGHQLGYSAENETNFIGYLVTSNNEDVYFKYAAYAYALGYCLNDIRRTDTKEFDRLMLLLNPGVKSNFQEMSIFWHSYENPMEPVFKTIFDTFLKANNQTEGIKSYSAVVLFLVAYHKDHPL; this comes from the coding sequence ATGAAGATATCTTTAAAGAATGCCATTGCAATTTCATTGATTCCCCAAATCATCATTGTAAAATGGCTAGGTACACGAACTGATATAGTTGAGGAATATTATAGTAACGGATTATACCCAGTTATTTCAAAATTCTTTAGACTCCTATTTGGATGGGTACCGTTCTCTGTTGGTGATATTTTCTATTTCATTCTTATACTGCTCGCACTTGTTTACATAATTAAAAACCGAAAATACATTTGGCGCCATAAACTTCAGTTTTTACAGAATGTAGCAATGGTTCTTTCTGTTGCTTATTTTACGTTTCATGTCATGTGGGGCATGAATTATTATAGAGAACCGCTGTCAAAAAAGTTAGCGTTAGTACCCAACAAAGACTATCAAGATCTATTAGAATTCACAGAACGGTTAATTCTCAAAACCAATGTGTCTCAATTTACAATTACAAAAGACTCTACTTTAGCCGTTAAAATTCCGTATTCTCAGAAAGAAATTTTTGATAAAACTATACAAGGTTATGATCATTTAGAAACAATTCATCCGTTTTTGGCTTACGATAGACCAAGTATAAAAAAATCATTATTCAGCACCGGATTAACATATATGGGCTACGCCGGATATTTAAATCCGTTTACCAATGAAGCTCAAGTCAATGACCTACTGCCCAACTTTAGATTCCCTTTTGTTGCTGGCCATGAAGTAGGGCATCAATTAGGGTACTCTGCCGAAAACGAAACAAACTTTATTGGCTACCTGGTAACATCTAACAATGAAGACGTATATTTTAAATATGCCGCCTACGCCTATGCTTTAGGCTATTGTTTAAATGATATAAGACGCACCGACACCAAAGAATTTGATAGATTGATGCTATTACTAAACCCTGGTGTAAAAAGTAACTTTCAAGAAATGTCAATTTTTTGGCATTCTTACGAAAACCCTATGGAACCTGTATTTAAAACTATTTTCGATACATTTCTCAAAGCTAATAACCAAACAGAGGGTATTAAAAGTTATAGTGCAGTAGTATTATTTTTGGTTGCTTACCATAAAGACCACCCACTTTAA
- a CDS encoding DHH family phosphoesterase: MNLEHLNELKKLLSSPKKIAIIPHKNPDGDAIGSTLALWHYLVNTGHTASIVAPNDYPKFLKWMPGSDKILNFEKENSQSKSCINKADIIFTLDFNHLGRVGQMSEILESAKATFVMVDHHQEPSDYAKIMYSDVKMSSTCEMVYVLINQLGDENSITPEMANCIYTGIMTDTGSFKFAATTSNTHRVIADLMDKGAEGTEIHHRIYDTNSPSRLHLLGCALKNMVILEEYSTAYITMSQDELDTYNYQKGDTEGFVNYGLTLDGIKFAVIFIENREEGIYKISFRSVGEFSVNDFARKHFSGGGHTNAAGGKSDDNLEETITKFTSLLPLYKNQLQS, translated from the coding sequence ATGAATTTAGAGCACCTAAACGAGCTTAAAAAGCTACTTTCTTCACCAAAGAAAATAGCGATTATCCCACATAAGAATCCCGATGGAGATGCCATTGGATCAACATTAGCACTTTGGCATTATTTGGTCAACACCGGTCATACAGCTAGCATTGTTGCACCCAACGACTATCCTAAGTTTTTAAAATGGATGCCAGGATCAGATAAAATTTTGAATTTTGAAAAAGAAAATTCGCAATCCAAATCATGCATTAATAAAGCTGATATCATTTTTACATTAGATTTTAACCATCTTGGTCGTGTAGGCCAAATGAGCGAAATACTAGAATCTGCAAAGGCAACTTTTGTAATGGTAGACCACCATCAAGAGCCCTCAGACTACGCTAAAATCATGTACTCAGATGTAAAAATGAGTTCTACTTGCGAAATGGTATATGTACTGATCAATCAATTGGGTGATGAGAACAGTATTACCCCAGAAATGGCTAATTGCATATATACCGGTATTATGACAGACACCGGTTCTTTCAAGTTTGCTGCTACTACAAGTAATACGCATAGAGTTATTGCCGACCTTATGGATAAAGGTGCTGAAGGAACAGAAATTCATCACCGCATATACGACACTAATTCTCCAAGCAGACTACATTTATTGGGTTGCGCATTAAAGAATATGGTCATATTAGAAGAATATTCTACGGCATATATTACAATGAGTCAAGACGAATTAGATACCTATAATTATCAAAAAGGTGACACCGAAGGTTTTGTAAATTATGGCTTAACATTAGATGGTATTAAGTTTGCCGTCATATTCATAGAAAACAGAGAAGAAGGTATTTATAAAATATCTTTTAGATCGGTTGGGGAGTTTTCTGTAAATGATTTCGCAAGAAAACATTTTAGTGGTGGCGGACATACAAATGCTGCAGGTGGAAAAAGTGATGATAATTTAGAAGAAACCATTACAAAATTTACTTCTTTGCTACCTTTATATAAGAATCAATTACAATCATGA
- a CDS encoding nucleoside-diphosphate kinase — MSTNRTFTMIKPDAVKNGHIGAILEKITAAGFKIVAMKYTQLSLRDAQEFYGVHSERPFFGELVEFMTSGTIVAAILEKENAVEDFRALIGATNPADAAEGTIRKMFATSIGENAVHGSDSDENAAIEGSFHFAGREIY, encoded by the coding sequence ATGAGTACGAATAGAACGTTTACAATGATTAAACCAGATGCCGTTAAAAACGGACATATTGGGGCTATTTTAGAAAAAATTACTGCTGCTGGTTTTAAAATCGTAGCAATGAAATATACACAATTGAGCTTAAGAGATGCACAAGAATTTTATGGTGTACATAGCGAGCGTCCTTTCTTTGGTGAATTAGTTGAATTCATGACAAGTGGTACAATTGTAGCGGCTATCTTAGAAAAAGAGAATGCTGTTGAAGATTTTAGAGCGCTAATAGGTGCTACTAACCCTGCAGATGCAGCTGAAGGTACTATTCGTAAAATGTTTGCTACTAGTATTGGTGAGAATGCAGTACATGGTTCTGATAGCGATGAGAATGCAGCTATTGAAGGTTCATTCCATTTTGCAGGTAGAGAAATTTACTAA
- the gldI gene encoding gliding motility-associated peptidyl-prolyl isomerase GldI: MRLVSFLFLAILVVSCDGPEPRKPIQTKSGSFFKASIERSRKLLEAEESKIQEIIALDSLKHYSHSNSGSWYHYLTVNEESNYTPKTGDLVAFNYDILSLDNDTIYSKEEIGVFTYKVDKQELFLGLREAIKMLKVNERATFLFPSSIAFGYHGDENKIGSNVPIKSTITILQIEKQEDNTVN; encoded by the coding sequence ATGAGATTAGTTTCATTTTTATTTTTAGCCATTTTGGTCGTTAGCTGTGATGGACCAGAACCAAGAAAACCTATTCAAACAAAAAGCGGGAGTTTCTTTAAGGCATCTATTGAAAGAAGTCGTAAGCTACTTGAAGCTGAAGAAAGTAAAATTCAAGAAATTATAGCATTAGATTCTTTAAAACACTACTCTCACAGTAATTCTGGTTCTTGGTATCATTACTTAACGGTTAATGAAGAAAGTAATTACACACCTAAAACAGGAGATTTAGTAGCATTCAACTACGACATATTATCCTTAGATAACGACACCATCTACTCCAAAGAAGAAATTGGTGTTTTTACTTATAAAGTAGATAAGCAAGAGCTTTTTCTAGGTCTTAGGGAAGCTATAAAAATGCTAAAAGTTAATGAACGTGCCACATTTCTTTTTCCATCATCAATTGCGTTTGGTTACCATGGCGATGAAAATAAAATAGGAAGTAACGTACCTATTAAATCTACAATTACAATTTTACAAATAGAAAAACAAGAAGACAACACAGTAAATTAA